The following proteins are co-located in the Corynebacterium aquilae DSM 44791 genome:
- a CDS encoding TrkH family potassium uptake protein, producing MSPKKDSPRRKPVSSALSPAQLVAGSFASFVLIGTVLLLLPISRADGAGGADFVTALFTATSATCLTGLIVVDTATYWSHFGQVVIMLLIQAGGLGIMTLATIASWVIAGQIGVKSRLNASAEGRGAQLGDVKTLLVATLSFTAAVEFIIACFLVVRFRFEYGMTWEQSLWWGIFHSISAFNNAGFSLHSDNLVPFVSDAGLLLPIAAAIMIGGLGFPLLLELALRLRRRTQGITHLPRVSLTTKFVLIGTTILITTGFVGFGLMEWNGALSHLSTRDKILSAFFQSVSTRTAGFNSVDFGEFHPSSLILTDFMMFIGGGSGGTAGGVKITTVAVLVAVMIAEIRGDDAILFSERRIPNRTMRQALAVFMLAGLLVAFAISIVQLIAPEFTTHQIVFEVISAFATVGLSTGITAALPTGAKLIITVLMYAGRIGPITLVAAMAAREQRRLYNYPVERPLIG from the coding sequence ATGAGTCCTAAGAAGGATTCCCCGCGCCGCAAACCTGTCAGCAGCGCGCTGTCGCCAGCGCAGCTCGTCGCGGGATCATTTGCCTCCTTTGTGTTGATCGGCACCGTGCTGTTGTTGCTGCCGATTTCCCGCGCCGATGGCGCGGGCGGAGCGGACTTCGTCACCGCCCTATTCACCGCGACGTCGGCCACCTGCCTGACGGGCCTGATTGTGGTGGATACCGCCACCTATTGGTCCCACTTTGGTCAGGTCGTCATCATGCTGCTGATTCAGGCCGGTGGTCTGGGCATCATGACGCTGGCCACGATTGCCTCGTGGGTGATTGCGGGCCAGATCGGTGTGAAATCCCGCCTGAATGCTTCGGCCGAAGGCCGTGGCGCCCAGCTGGGTGACGTGAAAACCCTGCTGGTGGCCACCCTGAGTTTCACCGCCGCGGTGGAATTCATCATCGCGTGCTTTTTGGTGGTGCGTTTCCGTTTCGAATACGGCATGACCTGGGAGCAGTCCTTGTGGTGGGGTATTTTCCACTCGATTTCCGCCTTCAACAACGCGGGCTTTTCCCTGCACTCCGACAACCTGGTGCCGTTCGTTTCCGATGCGGGCCTGTTGCTGCCGATCGCGGCGGCCATCATGATCGGTGGTTTGGGTTTCCCGCTGCTGCTGGAATTGGCGTTGCGTTTGCGTCGTCGCACCCAGGGAATCACCCACCTGCCCCGCGTCAGCCTGACCACCAAGTTCGTGCTGATCGGTACCACCATCCTGATCACCACCGGTTTCGTTGGTTTCGGGCTGATGGAGTGGAATGGCGCGCTGAGCCACCTGAGCACTCGCGACAAGATTTTGTCGGCGTTTTTCCAGTCCGTGTCCACCCGTACCGCCGGGTTTAACTCGGTGGACTTCGGCGAGTTCCACCCGTCCTCGCTGATTTTGACGGACTTCATGATGTTCATTGGTGGCGGTTCCGGTGGTACCGCCGGTGGCGTGAAGATCACCACCGTGGCGGTGTTGGTGGCCGTGATGATCGCGGAGATTCGCGGCGATGATGCGATTTTGTTCTCTGAGCGTCGCATCCCGAACCGCACGATGCGTCAGGCTTTGGCCGTGTTCATGCTGGCTGGCCTGCTGGTGGCTTTCGCTATCTCCATCGTGCAGCTGATTGCCCCGGAGTTCACCACCCACCAGATCGTGTTTGAAGTCATTTCAGCGTTCGCCACCGTGGGCTTGTCGACCGGTATCACGGCCGCCCTGCCTACCGGCGCGAAGCTGATCATTACTGTGTTGATGTATGCGGGCCGTATCGGCCCGATCACCTTGGTTGCTGCCATGGCTGCTCGTGAGCAGCGCAGGCTGTACAACTACCCCGTCGAAAGGCCCCTCATTGGTTAA
- the purD gene encoding phosphoribosylamine--glycine ligase → MRILVIGSGAREHALVQGLAQDPSTSKLFVAPGNTGMSDVATLKPLADVTDSQQCVALAREVEADLVVIGPEIPLVAGVADSLREAGFAVFGPNKAAAQIEGSKAFAKDIMKAAGVATAHAQTITPGASDEEIEAALDNFGPTFVVKDDGLAGGKGVVVTPNRVSAREHVDAVLAAGNPVLLETFLSGPEVSLFCLVDGETVVPLLPAQDHKRVGDGDTGPNTGGMGAYTPLPWLPENGVQRIVDEVCVPVAKEMVNRGTPYSGLLYAGLAWGEEGPSVVEFNCRFGDPETQAVLALLKTPLAQLLNAVATGTLAEQPPLEWEEGYALTVVLAAENYPASPATGHVITGADAPGVLHAGTARNEAGELVSAGGRVLNVVAKGKTLEQARQAAYETLAGIKLPGGHYRSDIALPAVQGLISCHES, encoded by the coding sequence ATGCGAATTCTCGTTATTGGTTCCGGTGCCCGGGAGCACGCCCTTGTGCAGGGCCTAGCTCAAGATCCCTCCACGTCGAAGCTGTTTGTTGCCCCTGGTAACACCGGCATGAGTGACGTGGCGACGCTCAAGCCGCTGGCTGACGTCACTGATAGCCAACAGTGCGTTGCTTTAGCGCGCGAGGTCGAGGCTGATCTGGTGGTCATCGGCCCGGAAATCCCGCTCGTTGCCGGCGTGGCCGACAGCCTGCGCGAGGCAGGTTTTGCGGTGTTTGGCCCAAATAAGGCCGCCGCCCAGATCGAGGGTTCAAAAGCTTTCGCCAAGGACATCATGAAGGCAGCCGGCGTGGCGACCGCCCACGCCCAGACCATCACCCCCGGCGCGAGTGATGAGGAGATCGAAGCTGCGCTGGATAACTTCGGCCCCACCTTCGTGGTCAAGGATGACGGTTTGGCTGGCGGTAAGGGCGTGGTAGTCACCCCGAACCGTGTCTCGGCTCGCGAACACGTCGACGCGGTGCTGGCTGCCGGAAACCCGGTGCTGCTGGAGACCTTCCTGTCCGGCCCCGAGGTCAGCCTGTTCTGCTTGGTCGATGGGGAGACCGTGGTGCCTTTGCTGCCCGCCCAGGACCACAAGCGCGTCGGTGATGGCGATACCGGCCCCAATACCGGTGGCATGGGTGCTTACACGCCGCTGCCGTGGCTGCCGGAAAATGGCGTGCAAAGGATCGTCGACGAGGTGTGCGTGCCGGTTGCCAAAGAAATGGTCAACCGGGGCACCCCTTATTCCGGTTTGCTCTATGCCGGCCTGGCGTGGGGCGAGGAAGGGCCGTCCGTGGTGGAGTTCAACTGCCGCTTCGGTGACCCGGAAACCCAGGCGGTGCTTGCGCTGCTGAAGACCCCGCTGGCGCAGCTGCTCAACGCTGTGGCTACCGGCACCCTGGCCGAGCAGCCTCCGCTGGAGTGGGAGGAAGGCTACGCCCTGACAGTGGTGCTGGCCGCTGAAAACTACCCCGCATCCCCGGCCACCGGTCACGTCATTACCGGCGCGGATGCGCCGGGCGTGCTGCACGCCGGCACCGCCCGAAATGAGGCCGGTGAGCTGGTCAGCGCCGGTGGCCGTGTGCTCAACGTGGTGGCTAAGGGTAAAACCCTTGAGCAAGCTCGCCAGGCAGCCTATGAGACCCTCGCCGGCATCAAGCTGCCGGGCGGACACTACCGCAGCGACATTGCGCTTCCCGCAGTTCAGGGCCTGATTTCCTGCCATGAGTCCTAA
- a CDS encoding HIT family protein, giving the protein MSTVFSKILTGEIPGRFVYRDEDVAAFLDISPQTYGHTLVIPTQEVDRWTDLDPATLNKVMAVAQAIGKAQVEVFDAPRAGQMIIGFDVPHAHIHVFPAWGLSDFTGPGVESPEEDKMDAAHKALAEKMADFTYPT; this is encoded by the coding sequence ATGAGCACCGTTTTTAGCAAGATTTTGACAGGCGAAATTCCGGGCCGATTCGTCTACCGCGACGAGGATGTGGCCGCTTTCCTCGACATCAGCCCGCAGACCTACGGGCACACCTTGGTCATCCCCACCCAGGAAGTCGACCGCTGGACCGACCTGGATCCCGCCACCTTGAACAAGGTGATGGCCGTCGCGCAAGCAATCGGAAAAGCGCAGGTAGAGGTGTTTGATGCGCCGCGTGCCGGGCAGATGATCATTGGTTTCGACGTGCCCCACGCACACATTCACGTCTTCCCGGCGTGGGGTCTGTCTGACTTCACTGGCCCGGGTGTTGAAAGCCCCGAAGAGGATAAAATGGACGCCGCGCACAAGGCGCTCGCGGAGAAAATGGCGGACTTCACCTACCCCACCTAA
- a CDS encoding esterase/lipase family protein — MTYFLHRATQPRATGNDNPHAPAAAATFLPTRGWFEDDWRATVTRARPWPVVLVHGTTVSNGDWLELGAQLRRQGWAVFAPAYGTRATNHVADNAEEVAAYCRQVLHATGAEQLVMVGHSQGGLVARACQVFHDIPVKHLVCLATPNHGTSLGGMLSTRVTNERRATQMTQLIDRFFGPAGMDQIADSEFLQRLNSHPETLPGTSYTCIATKTDSTVVPAESCFLKGAQCMWVQDFFPVAMVLHEQMPYDKRVRSLVVGDIEQLRKLT; from the coding sequence GTGACCTATTTTTTGCACCGCGCCACCCAACCGCGGGCCACCGGCAACGACAACCCGCATGCTCCGGCAGCGGCTGCCACCTTCCTGCCGACCCGCGGATGGTTTGAAGACGATTGGCGGGCCACAGTCACCCGGGCGCGCCCCTGGCCCGTCGTGCTCGTCCACGGCACCACTGTGTCCAATGGGGATTGGTTGGAACTCGGAGCCCAGCTGCGCCGCCAGGGTTGGGCCGTCTTCGCCCCGGCCTATGGCACTCGCGCCACCAACCACGTGGCCGACAACGCAGAGGAAGTCGCAGCCTATTGCCGGCAGGTCCTCCACGCCACCGGCGCGGAACAACTCGTCATGGTGGGGCACTCCCAAGGCGGGCTCGTGGCGCGCGCCTGCCAGGTCTTCCACGACATTCCCGTCAAACACCTGGTCTGTTTGGCCACCCCAAATCACGGCACTTCCCTAGGCGGAATGCTGTCGACGCGGGTGACTAACGAACGCCGCGCGACCCAAATGACGCAATTGATTGACCGCTTCTTCGGCCCCGCCGGCATGGATCAAATTGCCGATAGCGAATTTTTGCAGCGCCTTAACTCCCATCCCGAAACCCTGCCCGGCACCAGCTACACCTGCATCGCCACCAAGACCGACAGCACCGTCGTGCCCGCCGAGTCCTGCTTTCTTAAAGGCGCACAATGCATGTGGGTACAAGACTTCTTCCCTGTTGCGATGGTGTTGCACGAACAAATGCCCTACGACAAGAGGGTGCGTTCCCTGGTGGTGGGCGATATCGAACAGCTGCGCAAACTGACCTAA
- a CDS encoding alpha/beta fold hydrolase, producing the protein MTLNLMHLIPRRGTMPTAAPLRPGDYPVVFLHGSFGSAGNLEKPARRVAACGVPALAIEYSSRGVGDLYRGKQEIARGLRSILDTVERVDLVGHSMGGFMGLQVASMPEFAGRIGTLVGLGAPFKGHPLEGTAITRFAIRHLFGPAHDQLYAHVHQPARIPDELRVVSIISDADTVVARPVAEFGEIVEVSGIPHSLLSGLEEEVLEALDRKEFEDHVARLHFAGGSPDPSPVKKFIMP; encoded by the coding sequence ATGACTTTGAACCTGATGCACCTTATTCCGCGCCGCGGCACAATGCCCACCGCCGCCCCGCTGCGCCCCGGCGACTACCCGGTGGTGTTCCTCCACGGCAGTTTCGGCTCGGCGGGCAATTTGGAAAAGCCCGCCCGCCGCGTCGCCGCCTGCGGGGTCCCAGCACTAGCGATTGAATATTCCTCCCGTGGGGTGGGTGACCTGTACCGGGGCAAGCAGGAAATCGCGCGGGGTTTGCGATCAATTTTGGACACGGTCGAACGGGTGGATCTGGTGGGCCACTCCATGGGCGGTTTCATGGGTTTGCAGGTGGCCAGCATGCCGGAATTCGCCGGCCGCATCGGCACCCTGGTGGGGTTGGGCGCCCCGTTTAAGGGGCACCCCTTGGAAGGAACCGCCATTACACGTTTCGCAATCCGACACCTGTTCGGCCCGGCCCACGACCAGCTGTATGCGCACGTGCACCAGCCGGCCCGCATTCCGGATGAGCTGCGGGTGGTGTCGATCATTTCGGATGCGGACACGGTGGTAGCGCGCCCGGTGGCGGAATTCGGCGAAATTGTTGAAGTCTCTGGCATTCCCCACTCCCTCCTGTCGGGTTTGGAGGAAGAAGTGCTAGAGGCCCTGGATCGAAAAGAGTTCGAAGACCATGTGGCGCGGCTGCATTTCGCCGGGGGTTCCCCGGATCCCTCGCCGGTGAAAAAGTTCATCATGCCTTAA
- a CDS encoding 2Fe-2S iron-sulfur cluster-binding protein, with product MSEIVGDNVVELDGVEYRFEWPADKTLLQSMLDAGIPAPHSCQMGRCGACRVHVEGPQTRMRENHVLDDFDVEAGDRLACQTLRNEGDLTAAELDYPF from the coding sequence ATGAGTGAGATTGTTGGAGATAACGTCGTCGAGCTGGATGGCGTGGAGTACCGCTTCGAGTGGCCGGCGGATAAGACGCTGTTGCAGTCCATGCTGGACGCCGGGATTCCGGCACCGCATTCCTGCCAGATGGGGCGCTGTGGTGCGTGCCGGGTGCATGTGGAAGGCCCGCAGACGCGGATGCGGGAAAACCACGTGTTGGATGATTTCGATGTCGAAGCCGGCGATCGTTTGGCCTGTCAGACGCTGCGAAATGAGGGCGATCTGACGGCTGCGGAGTTGGATTATCCGTTCTAA
- a CDS encoding sensor histidine kinase: MMRHLPLRTLLLVVVVVLSGVGMGAASVAVDGIMRDFVYSRVDEELLDAANGWARRGDFFSQNTPRPPSSFFVAKIMPDGTTLILNDSSSAPKIENLPVDAEPVTVPAAEGSASAEPWRVIAVADKDATTIVGRDTANENHLLARLALVQWIIGTIVLILLAIVGFVVIRRSLKPLRTVEEVAKRISAGDLDRRVPAWPAGTEVGQLSEALNIMLARLQQSIVESGEKEEQMRRFVGDASHELRTPLTSVRGFAELYRSGAAPDADYVLTRIEDEADRMSVLVEDLLALTRAEGNKLAAQPVDLLDVAVSVATSLRVAHPDRIIKVHSDCDEIPVVLGDEGRLRQVVTNLVNNALVHAGPDAEVTVGLCKDEDYTTVTVADNGVGMSEQDTNHVFERFYRADASRNRNSGGSGLGLAIVKSLVEAHGGVVNVVSAPGEGTTFSVKLPNSAAIEQ, encoded by the coding sequence ATGATGCGTCACCTGCCGCTGCGCACCCTACTGCTCGTCGTGGTAGTGGTGCTCTCCGGCGTTGGTATGGGAGCCGCCAGCGTCGCCGTCGACGGCATCATGCGCGACTTCGTCTACAGCCGGGTCGACGAAGAACTCCTCGACGCCGCCAACGGTTGGGCGCGCCGCGGTGACTTCTTCTCCCAAAACACCCCCCGGCCGCCGTCCTCCTTCTTCGTCGCAAAAATCATGCCCGACGGCACCACCCTCATCCTCAACGACTCCTCCTCGGCGCCAAAAATCGAAAACCTCCCCGTCGACGCCGAACCCGTGACCGTGCCCGCCGCCGAAGGCTCCGCCAGCGCCGAACCCTGGCGCGTCATCGCCGTCGCCGACAAAGACGCCACCACCATCGTCGGCCGCGACACCGCCAACGAAAACCACCTGCTGGCCCGACTAGCCCTCGTGCAATGGATCATCGGCACCATCGTGCTGATCCTGCTCGCCATCGTCGGTTTCGTCGTCATCCGCCGCAGCCTCAAACCCCTCCGCACCGTCGAAGAAGTCGCCAAACGCATCTCCGCCGGCGACCTCGACCGGCGCGTGCCCGCCTGGCCCGCCGGCACCGAAGTGGGGCAGCTGTCCGAAGCGCTCAACATCATGCTCGCCCGGCTGCAACAATCCATCGTCGAATCGGGCGAAAAAGAAGAACAAATGCGCCGCTTCGTCGGCGACGCCTCCCACGAACTACGCACCCCGCTGACCAGCGTGCGCGGATTCGCCGAACTCTACCGCAGCGGGGCAGCCCCCGACGCCGACTACGTCCTCACCCGCATCGAAGACGAAGCCGACCGCATGAGCGTCCTCGTCGAAGACCTCCTCGCCCTCACCCGCGCCGAAGGCAACAAACTCGCCGCCCAACCCGTCGATCTGCTCGACGTCGCCGTCTCCGTCGCCACCAGCCTGCGCGTCGCCCATCCCGACCGCATCATCAAAGTCCACTCCGACTGCGACGAAATCCCCGTCGTCCTCGGCGACGAAGGACGCCTGCGCCAAGTCGTCACCAACCTCGTCAACAACGCACTCGTCCACGCCGGACCCGACGCCGAAGTCACCGTCGGACTCTGCAAAGACGAGGACTACACAACCGTCACCGTCGCCGACAACGGAGTCGGCATGAGCGAACAAGACACCAACCACGTCTTCGAACGCTTCTACCGCGCCGACGCCTCCCGCAACCGCAACAGCGGCGGATCCGGACTCGGACTCGCCATCGTCAAATCCCTCGTCGAAGCCCACGGCGGCGTCGTCAACGTCGTCAGCGCCCCCGGCGAAGGCACCACCTTCAGCGTCAAACTGCCCAACTCCGCAGCCATCGAACAATAA
- a CDS encoding response regulator transcription factor: protein MNEAGTKVLVVDDEPNIVELLSVSLKFQGFEVATAQSGMEALSVAREFQPDAFILDVMMPGMDGFDLLPKLRAEGHDGPVLFLTAKDAVENRIHGLTIGADDYVTKPFSLEEVITRLRVILRRGAVQEEESSSALSYADLTLNDETHEVTKGGEIVELSPTEFNLLRYLMLNAEVVLSKAKILDNVWHYDFGGDGNVVESYISYLRRKIDTSDPQLIHTVRGVGYVLRKPRS, encoded by the coding sequence ATGAACGAAGCCGGAACCAAAGTACTCGTCGTCGACGACGAGCCCAACATCGTTGAACTGTTGAGCGTTAGCCTGAAATTCCAAGGATTCGAGGTCGCCACCGCCCAAAGCGGCATGGAAGCACTCAGCGTTGCCCGCGAATTCCAACCCGATGCCTTCATCCTGGACGTCATGATGCCCGGCATGGACGGCTTCGACCTGCTGCCGAAACTGCGCGCGGAAGGACACGACGGCCCCGTATTGTTCCTCACCGCCAAAGACGCCGTCGAAAACCGCATCCACGGCCTGACCATCGGCGCCGACGACTACGTCACCAAACCCTTCTCCCTCGAAGAGGTCATTACCCGCCTGCGCGTCATCCTGCGCCGCGGCGCCGTGCAAGAGGAAGAATCCTCCAGCGCCCTGTCTTATGCCGACCTCACCCTCAACGACGAAACCCACGAAGTCACCAAGGGCGGCGAAATCGTCGAACTATCACCCACCGAATTCAACCTGCTGCGCTACCTCATGCTCAACGCAGAAGTGGTGCTCTCCAAGGCCAAGATCCTCGACAACGTGTGGCACTACGACTTCGGCGGCGACGGCAACGTCGTCGAGTCCTACATCTCCTACCTGCGCCGCAAAATCGACACCAGCGACCCCCAGCTCATCCACACCGTCCGCGGGGTGGGATACGTGCTGCGTAAGCCCCGTTCATGA
- a CDS encoding LssY C-terminal domain-containing protein, whose product MSTPKPNNTYPIPTSPPTYKKLPQPQALPIGRLYSLIDGFFVIAGLVMTFWFALLLLLSGLTLEWHAIVALIGFWAVLTYVALPRLHQLLTTIYVPDYFMSRSKTSDGLLGDPINLAIVGTDSDIQAAMRRAGWVMADPITLRSSLGIIKSSVLRTSYPQAPVSSLFVFGRKQDFAFQQEVDGSAAQRHHVRFWRVPEGWMLPGGHAVDWLAAGTFDRSVGFSSLTFQITHKIDANIDAERDYIIDTLRYADPDITVDVIEDFSVAYHDKNGGGDAVRTDGTMPVVQVEGAGARAKAAGVDISAHKSTLIGGDAELLDKEFLPKQLTIAGIVIAFKAIGALALTILPSLFPHLWGQDSEQLVSYGLGLGVLSLVELLLFVATVKKFRWARLALLVLATGTGLAELGVLTSSDHFALADTFDVALSLLVVMSLSATSVREWVFAVRRRSGVVSRHLGHTTT is encoded by the coding sequence ATGAGCACGCCTAAGCCCAACAACACCTACCCCATCCCCACCAGCCCGCCGACGTACAAAAAACTCCCCCAACCCCAAGCACTCCCCATCGGACGGCTCTACAGCCTGATCGACGGCTTCTTCGTCATCGCAGGACTCGTGATGACCTTCTGGTTCGCCCTGCTCCTGCTCCTGTCCGGGCTCACTTTAGAGTGGCACGCCATCGTCGCCCTCATCGGCTTCTGGGCCGTGCTCACCTATGTTGCGCTACCCCGCCTGCACCAACTGCTCACCACCATCTACGTGCCGGACTACTTCATGAGCCGCTCAAAAACCTCCGACGGGCTGCTAGGCGATCCCATCAACCTCGCCATCGTCGGCACAGACAGCGACATCCAGGCCGCCATGCGGCGCGCCGGGTGGGTGATGGCCGACCCCATCACGCTGCGCTCCTCCCTGGGCATTATCAAAAGCTCCGTGCTGCGCACCTCCTACCCGCAAGCACCGGTGTCCAGCCTGTTCGTCTTCGGACGCAAGCAGGACTTCGCCTTCCAACAGGAAGTCGACGGCTCCGCCGCCCAACGCCACCACGTGCGGTTTTGGCGGGTGCCGGAAGGCTGGATGCTGCCCGGCGGGCACGCGGTGGATTGGTTGGCTGCCGGCACCTTCGACCGCTCCGTGGGTTTTTCCAGCCTCACCTTCCAAATCACCCACAAAATTGATGCCAACATCGACGCCGAACGCGACTACATCATCGACACGTTGCGCTACGCCGATCCGGACATCACCGTCGATGTGATCGAAGACTTCTCCGTGGCCTACCACGACAAAAACGGCGGCGGTGACGCGGTACGCACCGACGGCACCATGCCCGTCGTGCAGGTTGAGGGCGCCGGCGCCCGCGCAAAGGCCGCCGGGGTCGACATCAGCGCCCACAAATCCACCCTCATCGGTGGTGACGCCGAATTGTTGGACAAAGAATTCCTCCCCAAACAACTCACCATCGCCGGCATCGTCATCGCTTTTAAAGCCATCGGCGCCCTCGCACTCACCATCCTGCCCAGCCTCTTTCCCCACCTTTGGGGTCAAGATAGCGAACAACTCGTCTCCTACGGACTCGGCCTGGGCGTCCTGTCACTGGTCGAACTACTACTGTTCGTCGCGACCGTGAAAAAATTCCGCTGGGCCCGCCTGGCACTACTGGTCCTGGCCACCGGCACCGGACTGGCCGAACTCGGAGTGCTCACCAGCAGCGACCACTTCGCCCTGGCCGACACCTTCGACGTTGCCCTATCTCTCCTGGTCGTGATGAGCCTGTCAGCTACCAGCGTGCGTGAATGGGTCTTTGCGGTCCGCCGCCGCAGTGGCGTCGTCAGCCGCCACCTCGGCCACACCACCACCTAA
- a CDS encoding helix-turn-helix transcriptional regulator, with the protein MDSRVRQLRTQMGVSQEKLGKAVGVSRQTINSLEAGRYDPSLRLAVALARFFNTTVEELFDVEV; encoded by the coding sequence ATGGACAGTCGAGTACGTCAACTGCGCACCCAGATGGGGGTGTCGCAGGAAAAACTAGGAAAGGCCGTCGGGGTCTCGCGCCAAACCATCAACTCCCTAGAAGCCGGCCGCTACGACCCCTCCCTGCGTCTCGCCGTGGCGCTCGCACGATTTTTCAACACCACCGTGGAGGAACTCTTCGATGTCGAGGTTTAA
- a CDS encoding ABC transporter ATP-binding protein, which yields MPPKKIIQVTNLTCAYGDFIAVDQLSFHVNQGEIYALLGTNGAGKTTTLETLEGHRAPTRGEVTIFDEAPGSLSARRRTGTMLQESGFAGELTVKETVALMGKLSGRHDDVEAVVEKSLLGHKMNTKVAQLSGGEKRRLDFATAIFGSPELIFLDEPTNALDPESRAALWQTVMELNQQGSTIVLTTHYLEEAEAHADRIGLIHAGRLAHEGTLAELIAQFPASISLEAAPQVVFPERFGFERNGTRWVAAVDDLQTRLYEVLLWAENNNVPLTQIKAQPSTLNDVFHTLAQERS from the coding sequence ATGCCACCTAAAAAAATCATCCAGGTCACCAACCTGACCTGCGCTTACGGCGACTTCATCGCGGTTGACCAGCTCAGCTTCCACGTCAACCAGGGCGAAATCTACGCCCTGCTCGGCACCAACGGCGCGGGAAAGACCACCACCTTGGAAACCCTCGAAGGCCATCGCGCCCCGACCCGTGGCGAGGTCACCATCTTCGACGAAGCCCCCGGCAGCCTAAGCGCACGGCGCCGGACGGGAACGATGCTGCAAGAATCGGGCTTTGCCGGCGAGCTCACGGTGAAGGAAACCGTGGCCCTGATGGGAAAACTGTCCGGCCGCCACGACGACGTCGAAGCGGTGGTGGAAAAATCTCTTCTCGGCCACAAGATGAACACGAAGGTCGCGCAGCTTTCGGGTGGTGAAAAACGCCGGCTGGACTTCGCCACCGCCATTTTCGGTTCCCCGGAGCTGATCTTTCTCGACGAACCCACCAACGCGCTGGATCCGGAATCCCGCGCAGCGCTGTGGCAGACCGTCATGGAGCTCAATCAGCAGGGATCCACCATCGTGCTGACCACGCACTACCTGGAAGAAGCCGAAGCACACGCCGACCGCATTGGGCTGATCCACGCCGGCAGGCTCGCGCACGAGGGAACGTTGGCGGAACTCATCGCGCAGTTCCCCGCTTCCATCAGCCTGGAGGCCGCACCACAGGTGGTTTTCCCCGAGCGTTTCGGCTTTGAGCGCAACGGCACCCGCTGGGTCGCCGCCGTTGACGACCTCCAAACTCGCCTCTATGAGGTCCTGCTGTGGGCGGAGAACAACAACGTCCCCCTCACGCAGATCAAGGCACAACCATCCACCCTCAACGATGTTTTCCACACCCTCGCCCAGGAGCGCTCATGA
- a CDS encoding ABC transporter permease — protein sequence MITIARNEFIMLFRNRLVAVSAVVVPVVFAVLLVWKRDNFGGAGAAATLQIITMSALGVYITATTTLAARRQNNFLKKLRTTTASPWDILGGILLPLAVLNVVQLAVIVGVLAAIDQPPANAALVVLGVVGVEALFIAFALATSCYTNSPEHAQVTTMPLFFVAFGVAFWIVLTGTGEHEMIKRILPGGGTAELILAGWNGADTIEAIRMIGATVMWICVAAIYARKGFRWESRA from the coding sequence ATGATTACCATCGCCCGCAACGAGTTCATCATGCTGTTTCGTAACCGCCTCGTCGCGGTCTCCGCAGTCGTCGTCCCCGTCGTGTTCGCCGTCTTGCTGGTCTGGAAGCGCGACAACTTCGGCGGGGCCGGCGCCGCCGCCACCCTGCAAATCATCACCATGTCCGCCCTTGGCGTCTACATCACCGCCACCACTACATTGGCGGCACGCCGGCAGAACAATTTCCTCAAGAAGTTGCGCACCACCACCGCCTCCCCCTGGGACATCTTGGGCGGCATTTTGCTTCCCCTGGCCGTCCTCAACGTGGTGCAGTTGGCCGTCATCGTGGGCGTTTTGGCCGCAATCGATCAGCCGCCAGCCAACGCCGCACTCGTGGTCCTGGGGGTTGTTGGCGTCGAAGCCCTGTTCATCGCTTTCGCACTAGCCACCTCCTGCTACACCAACTCCCCCGAGCACGCACAAGTCACCACGATGCCTTTATTCTTCGTAGCCTTCGGTGTGGCCTTTTGGATCGTGCTGACCGGAACCGGCGAACACGAGATGATCAAAAGAATCCTGCCGGGCGGGGGTACAGCGGAGCTCATCCTGGCCGGGTGGAATGGTGCCGACACCATTGAAGCCATCAGGATGATCGGGGCTACGGTCATGTGGATCTGCGTGGCAGCCATCTACGCCCGCAAGGGCTTTCGCTGGGAATCCCGCGCATAA